A region from the Streptomyces lydicus genome encodes:
- a CDS encoding asparagine synthase-related protein gives MRWLVGWSSAATGPAGPGTTAGEEGHAVLPVGAQLLWGGPDPLWAVGDWRPDEVRVVQADAETRLAVFGVCGATEDQLRVGLFAARGGALRHLTTWPGSYTAVVQIGRRITVTGDLAGARPVFHAPWAGGTAYATAALPLADLVEAGLDIGHLAALLACPDIPEALGAGTPYEGVRRIPPGHALVLRGGARDITSFEPTASLAVAAPQLAPEQAVDGVRDALVEAVRVRLAGPRHAPDPDGPGGLDPGPVPGMGPAERRAARGAPAPGVGADLSGGSASGTLALLAAGLPGRPGRLGGHGERLLAVTFNDRATTGEGAHHAAELERARTLADNPRLHHVVVAAGEEALPYADLGAGPLTDEPGPSLTTASRHRRRLLAGSADHFVGHGARQVLDAHPARLADLLMDRRRRHLLRPVTALAKADGPFAHSVLVPFTVYRAARRLARTPYPSGLADTARRLLERQFADEPVAGGAVDASLAALAWCGPGPAARWLTGEALAEVSVRLSEAALRPPAAGHPGERRARAALARQAADHRVFEQAAEIRSQRLHAPFLDNQVVLACRALPDTLRVQPGARAAVLRSVLAGAGVRDLPPGWGATSHLTQAAAVRTGLRGAIGDLVQLFDTPLLADAGLVEARVVRKALRSAAEGAALPLDGLTELVSTELWLRRLVARRGTCWTGAGAPRQKAVAGGVVPRARLA, from the coding sequence ATGCGCTGGTTGGTGGGGTGGAGCAGTGCCGCCACGGGGCCGGCCGGCCCGGGGACGACGGCGGGCGAGGAGGGCCACGCGGTCCTTCCCGTGGGCGCCCAGCTCCTGTGGGGCGGCCCCGACCCCCTCTGGGCGGTCGGCGACTGGCGGCCGGACGAGGTCCGCGTCGTACAGGCCGACGCCGAGACCCGGCTCGCGGTCTTCGGTGTCTGCGGCGCCACCGAGGACCAGCTGCGGGTGGGCCTGTTCGCGGCGCGCGGAGGCGCACTGCGCCACCTCACCACCTGGCCGGGCAGCTACACCGCCGTCGTCCAGATAGGGCGGCGGATCACCGTCACCGGCGACCTGGCCGGCGCCCGGCCCGTCTTCCACGCCCCCTGGGCCGGCGGCACGGCCTACGCCACCGCCGCCCTCCCGCTCGCCGACCTCGTCGAGGCCGGCCTCGACATCGGCCACCTGGCCGCGCTGCTGGCCTGCCCGGACATCCCCGAGGCCCTGGGCGCCGGCACGCCGTACGAAGGCGTCCGCCGGATCCCGCCCGGCCACGCCCTGGTGCTGCGCGGCGGCGCCCGCGACATCACCTCCTTCGAGCCGACCGCCTCGCTCGCCGTCGCCGCACCCCAACTCGCCCCGGAACAGGCCGTGGACGGCGTCCGCGACGCCCTGGTCGAAGCCGTCCGCGTACGGCTGGCCGGGCCCCGGCACGCCCCCGACCCGGACGGGCCCGGCGGTCTCGACCCCGGACCGGTGCCCGGCATGGGGCCCGCCGAGCGACGCGCGGCGCGCGGGGCACCGGCCCCCGGCGTCGGCGCCGACCTCTCCGGAGGCAGTGCCTCCGGAACCCTCGCCCTCCTGGCCGCCGGTCTCCCCGGCCGGCCCGGACGGCTGGGCGGTCACGGCGAACGCCTCCTGGCCGTCACCTTCAACGACCGTGCCACCACGGGCGAAGGGGCCCACCACGCCGCCGAGTTGGAGCGTGCCCGCACCCTCGCCGACAACCCGCGGCTGCACCATGTCGTCGTCGCGGCCGGCGAAGAGGCCCTTCCGTATGCGGACCTCGGCGCGGGCCCGCTCACGGACGAGCCGGGTCCCTCCCTCACCACCGCGAGCCGCCACCGCCGACGCCTGCTGGCCGGCAGCGCGGACCACTTCGTCGGACACGGCGCCCGCCAGGTCCTCGACGCGCACCCGGCCCGCCTCGCCGACCTGCTCATGGACCGCCGCCGGCGCCATCTGCTGCGCCCGGTCACCGCGCTGGCCAAGGCGGACGGCCCCTTTGCACACTCCGTCCTCGTCCCCTTCACCGTCTACCGCGCCGCCCGCAGGCTCGCCCGTACGCCGTACCCGTCCGGCCTCGCCGATACGGCGCGGCGCCTGCTGGAGCGGCAGTTCGCCGACGAGCCGGTGGCCGGCGGGGCCGTGGACGCCTCGCTGGCCGCGCTCGCCTGGTGCGGGCCGGGGCCCGCGGCGCGCTGGCTCACGGGGGAGGCGCTGGCCGAAGTATCGGTGCGTCTCAGCGAAGCGGCACTCCGCCCGCCCGCCGCCGGCCACCCCGGCGAGCGGCGGGCCCGCGCCGCGCTGGCCCGTCAGGCCGCGGACCACCGCGTCTTCGAGCAGGCCGCCGAGATCCGCAGCCAGCGGCTGCACGCCCCCTTCCTCGACAACCAGGTGGTGCTCGCCTGCCGCGCGCTGCCGGACACCCTGCGGGTGCAGCCGGGGGCGCGGGCCGCCGTCCTGCGCTCCGTACTGGCCGGGGCCGGTGTACGGGATCTGCCGCCCGGCTGGGGTGCCACCTCGCACCTGACCCAGGCGGCCGCCGTACGCACCGGGCTGCGCGGCGCCATAGGCGACCTGGTGCAGCTCTTCGACACGCCGCTGCTGGCCGATGCGGGGCTGGTGGAGGCGCGGGTGGTCCGCAAGGCGCTGCGCTCGGCGGCGGAGGGGGCGGCGCTGCCGTTGGACGGGCTGACCGAGCTGGTCTCCACGGAGCTGTGGCTGCGGCGGCTGGTGGCGCGGCGGGGGACGTGCTGGACGGGGGCGGGGGCGCCGCGCCAGAAGGCGGTCGCGGGTGGGGTCGTTCCTCGCGCGCGGTTGGCTTGA